A region from the Melioribacter roseus P3M-2 genome encodes:
- a CDS encoding LacI family DNA-binding transcriptional regulator, with protein sequence MKHTTINDIARKLGISPSTVSRALSDHPDVKEETKKKVRKAAKELNYTPNQIAQSLKTKRTNAIGVIVPEIKHDFFSSAISGIEEVAYHAGYTIIVSQSNESFEREVVNTTALVQQRVAGLIVSISQSTKSGEHFQALIDRGIPLVFFDRVIDELDVFKVIIDDKQSAFKAVMHLIERGYRNIAHLAGPKTLEICKERLEGYKEALLYAGVPLKEEYIIYGGMHENDGYSSMDELIKKRTVPDAVFAVNDPVAVGAFQRIKEEGLKIPDDIGIVGFSNNKITTLVDPPLTTVDQPSFEMGKKAAEILIDLIENPQESIKPSVVVLDTELIVRKST encoded by the coding sequence ATGAAACATACTACGATAAACGATATTGCCCGGAAATTAGGAATCTCGCCTTCGACAGTTTCGAGAGCCTTAAGCGACCATCCCGATGTTAAAGAGGAGACGAAGAAAAAAGTCAGAAAAGCAGCCAAAGAGCTAAATTATACTCCCAATCAGATTGCACAGAGCCTGAAGACCAAACGCACAAATGCAATCGGAGTAATAGTGCCTGAAATCAAACACGACTTTTTCTCTTCGGCAATCAGCGGTATTGAAGAAGTTGCATATCACGCAGGATATACCATAATTGTATCGCAGTCGAACGAGAGTTTTGAAAGAGAAGTCGTCAATACTACAGCCCTGGTTCAGCAGCGTGTTGCGGGTTTGATTGTGTCGATATCTCAGAGTACAAAGTCGGGAGAACATTTTCAGGCGCTGATTGACAGGGGCATACCGCTTGTCTTCTTCGACCGTGTAATCGACGAACTCGACGTATTCAAAGTCATAATCGACGATAAACAGAGCGCCTTCAAAGCAGTCATGCACTTAATTGAAAGAGGCTACAGAAATATAGCTCATCTGGCCGGTCCTAAAACGCTCGAAATTTGTAAAGAGCGCCTGGAAGGGTATAAAGAAGCTCTTTTATATGCGGGCGTTCCGTTAAAGGAAGAATATATAATATACGGCGGCATGCACGAAAACGACGGTTATAGCTCTATGGACGAATTAATCAAAAAAAGAACGGTTCCCGACGCGGTTTTTGCCGTAAACGATCCTGTGGCGGTAGGAGCCTTTCAAAGAATAAAAGAAGAAGGTTTGAAAATACCGGATGATATCGGAATAGTGGGGTTTTCGAACAACAAAATAACAACTTTGGTGGATCCGCCGTTGACAACCGTCGATCAGCCGTCTTTTGAAATGGGCAAAAAAGCGGCTGAAATACTGATAGATCTTATAGAAAATCCCCAGGAAAGTATAAAGCCTTCGGTGGTTGTATTGGATACGGAATTAATCGTAAGAAAATCGACATAA
- a CDS encoding sigma-54 interaction domain-containing protein, whose amino-acid sequence MHRRKEEILDFLAEGVFTVDKNFVINYFNKASERITGFDPDEVKGRMCKQVFQSDLCTGKCPIAEALSSGRNLFDLKSRIKKKDGTFVNVKLNVGILKDEDQNPVGGVVTFRDLSYLLDNKYDNCEHFYGIVGNSRVMTNIFNLIQEIAYTDASVLITGETGTGKEMIANAIQATSKRKNEKYIKVNCAVLPPSLLASELFGHAKGAFTDAVKDRIGRFELADGGTIFLDEIAEMPIQMQAQLLRVIQEGTFERLGESITRKVDVRIIAATNVDIKEAIEAGKFREDLYYRLNVIPIEVPPLRERKEDIPFLVTHFLKKYDFVYKKEIVKIDKDALDILIAYHWPGNIRELENVIEYAVIRTKSEESITLCSLPEFIFDGKTTCGKKQSQSVSPARLLQLLEENHWNKSKVARLLGINRTTLWRWMKESNLT is encoded by the coding sequence ATGCATCGAAGAAAAGAAGAAATATTGGATTTTCTTGCCGAGGGTGTTTTTACAGTCGACAAAAATTTTGTTATTAATTATTTCAATAAGGCTTCCGAAAGAATAACCGGATTTGATCCGGATGAAGTAAAAGGGAGGATGTGCAAGCAGGTTTTTCAGTCCGACCTTTGCACAGGCAAATGTCCTATTGCGGAAGCTCTTTCAAGCGGCAGAAATCTGTTTGACTTAAAATCTAGAATTAAAAAGAAAGACGGCACGTTTGTAAATGTTAAGTTGAATGTCGGAATATTGAAAGACGAAGACCAGAATCCCGTTGGCGGGGTAGTAACATTCAGGGACTTGTCGTATTTGCTCGATAATAAATACGACAACTGCGAGCATTTCTACGGGATAGTTGGAAATAGCCGCGTTATGACTAATATTTTTAATTTAATTCAGGAGATAGCATATACCGACGCCAGCGTATTGATTACGGGAGAGACGGGTACGGGCAAGGAGATGATTGCCAACGCTATCCAGGCTACGAGCAAAAGAAAAAACGAAAAATATATTAAAGTGAACTGCGCCGTATTACCTCCGTCCTTACTTGCAAGCGAATTATTCGGGCATGCCAAAGGAGCTTTTACCGATGCGGTTAAAGACAGGATCGGCAGATTCGAATTAGCCGACGGCGGAACGATTTTTCTCGATGAAATTGCGGAAATGCCGATTCAAATGCAGGCGCAGCTGCTGAGGGTAATACAGGAAGGCACTTTTGAACGGCTCGGCGAGTCGATAACGCGTAAGGTGGACGTGCGAATTATTGCCGCTACGAATGTCGATATTAAAGAAGCAATAGAAGCCGGAAAATTCAGAGAAGACCTCTATTACAGATTGAACGTAATTCCGATTGAAGTGCCGCCATTGAGAGAACGCAAGGAAGATATTCCTTTTCTGGTTACTCATTTTCTTAAGAAATATGACTTCGTCTACAAAAAAGAGATTGTAAAAATCGATAAAGACGCGCTCGATATTTTAATAGCATATCATTGGCCGGGAAACATCCGCGAACTCGAAAACGTAATTGAATATGCCGTCATTCGAACGAAAAGCGAGGAATCGATTACACTCTGTTCTCTTCCGGAATTTATATTCGACGGTAAAACTACATGCGGTAAAAAGCAAAGCCAGAGTGTAAGCCCTGCACGCCTGCTTCAGCTTCTGGAAGAAAACCACTGGAACAAGTCGAAAGTAGCTCGTCTACTGGGAATCAATCGTACAACTCTCTGGCGCTGGATGAAAGAGAGCAATCTTACCTAA
- a CDS encoding tetratricopeptide repeat protein has product MLGNYHFMIRDYYSALNELEKALDKDPGNKLIRKKLIICLTQVGKVEDAFSQFCSLIEEDIEIIINTRPDWEDCPCPHLVNKIEKDEIPTKNKYEKYLQLGMLWLYCDAKESIKNFKKASKYSSDERLFHIIKLIEPYVKLNN; this is encoded by the coding sequence ATGCTTGGAAATTATCATTTTATGATCCGGGATTACTATTCGGCTCTGAACGAGCTGGAAAAAGCTCTCGATAAAGACCCCGGAAACAAATTAATCAGGAAAAAGCTGATAATATGCCTGACGCAGGTGGGTAAAGTTGAAGATGCCTTCAGTCAATTTTGTTCCCTTATTGAAGAGGACATTGAAATAATAATAAACACAAGACCCGATTGGGAGGATTGTCCCTGCCCTCATCTAGTAAATAAAATCGAAAAAGACGAAATACCCACGAAAAATAAATATGAAAAATATTTGCAGCTCGGTATGCTCTGGCTCTACTGCGACGCGAAAGAATCAATAAAAAATTTCAAAAAAGCTTCAAAATATAGTTCGGATGAAAGACTGTTTCACATAATAAAACTAATAGAACCGTACGTCAAACTAAATAATTAA
- a CDS encoding outer membrane beta-barrel family protein, with product MKNLLFLILLGISQVIAQSGGKLTGRVLDASTRNPLEFANLVLFNAADSTQYSGTVTDKNGNFLIEKIRPGKYYLRISFIGYDNRFINDLTIKPNTTLDLGIIEISPRTVGINDVVVSGERAPISYEIDKKVINVGQNIVAASGTAVDILENVPSITVDVEGNVSLRGSTNFRVLIDGRPSILDPNEILQQIPASEIENIEIITNPSAKYDPEGTAGIINIVMKKNKNIGLSGLVELNGGLKDKYGGEIITDLKSDKLDINLGLNYNKRNFGIDQNQNNWTNRNDIYTYYNSIGTSNRNREYYGIRGSISYDFGNKKILTFGGRAGSRSFGGNSNLYYTQWNSLNTLPESYINSSNRKRSGDYYSLFLNYIHNFEEKGHQLTADISFDRDNSDEESRNNLVLDNKIVDGKINTESGPGKEFTAKIDYTLPLGGDRKFEAGYQGQIDISDESIGLLNYNPVTSNYDFIEEYSHTTKYNRNESAIYSLFQDKIGTFGYQFGLRAEYTGRSVEIPDSSLEFTLYRWDFFPSLHISYEIFEGNEIMTSYTRRINRPRGWEFEPFYTWMDAYNVRIGNPSLLPEYIDSYELGYQTLIGNTVFSVETYYRVVKNKKERVRSAFSDNVTLMSVQNVGTDYSLGTELFLNFDLIKNWNINLMGNLYNYRIKGRLNDIPFERSSFNWNVRFNNSIKLTTSTTLQFNLIYNSPSVSSQGRRESFMFTNLALKQEFLNKMLSVTLQVRDLFGTAEFEMQEESHDFYNYSHFKREAPIVMLNLRFNINNYKNNRRENQGEDMPPNGGVSDDF from the coding sequence ATGAAAAATTTATTATTTCTAATATTGCTGGGCATTTCTCAAGTTATTGCGCAGAGCGGAGGTAAATTAACCGGGCGCGTACTCGATGCATCGACAAGAAATCCCCTGGAATTTGCTAATTTGGTTTTATTCAACGCCGCGGATTCAACTCAGTATTCAGGCACAGTCACCGACAAAAACGGAAATTTTCTTATCGAAAAAATCAGACCCGGAAAATATTATTTGCGCATCAGTTTTATCGGCTACGATAATCGTTTCATAAACGACCTTACAATTAAACCGAATACCACGCTTGATTTGGGGATTATCGAAATTTCGCCGCGCACTGTCGGCATCAACGACGTTGTAGTGAGCGGCGAACGAGCGCCGATTTCTTACGAAATAGACAAAAAAGTTATTAATGTGGGACAAAACATAGTCGCCGCTTCAGGCACCGCGGTCGATATTCTTGAAAACGTACCTTCAATTACAGTAGACGTCGAAGGCAATGTCAGCTTGCGCGGAAGCACTAACTTTCGGGTTCTTATAGACGGCAGACCGTCCATATTAGACCCGAATGAAATACTTCAGCAAATTCCCGCCAGCGAAATCGAAAACATCGAGATAATTACAAATCCTTCTGCCAAATACGACCCGGAAGGCACAGCGGGCATTATTAATATTGTGATGAAAAAAAATAAGAATATCGGACTGAGCGGATTGGTAGAACTTAACGGCGGACTGAAAGACAAATACGGCGGCGAAATAATAACCGACCTCAAAAGCGACAAACTCGATATTAATCTCGGCTTAAACTACAATAAAAGAAATTTCGGAATAGACCAGAATCAAAACAACTGGACTAACCGAAACGATATTTATACATATTATAACTCAATCGGCACGTCTAACAGAAACAGAGAATATTACGGAATAAGAGGTTCGATTTCTTACGATTTCGGCAATAAAAAGATTCTGACTTTCGGAGGCAGAGCGGGCAGCCGTTCGTTCGGAGGCAATTCAAATCTTTATTATACTCAATGGAACTCTTTGAATACGCTTCCCGAAAGCTATATAAACAGTTCGAACCGAAAGAGGAGCGGCGATTATTATTCCCTCTTTTTAAATTATATACATAATTTTGAAGAAAAAGGTCATCAGCTTACCGCCGACATCAGCTTTGACCGAGACAATTCCGACGAAGAATCGAGAAACAATCTTGTGCTCGACAACAAAATAGTAGACGGAAAAATAAATACAGAATCCGGTCCCGGCAAAGAATTCACCGCTAAAATCGATTATACGCTTCCCCTCGGCGGCGACAGAAAATTCGAAGCGGGATATCAGGGACAAATCGACATTTCGGACGAATCGATCGGACTGTTGAATTATAATCCGGTAACTTCAAATTATGATTTCATTGAGGAGTACAGCCATACCACCAAATATAACCGGAACGAATCGGCTATCTATTCGTTGTTCCAGGATAAAATCGGAACATTCGGATACCAATTCGGATTGAGAGCCGAATATACCGGCAGGTCCGTCGAAATTCCCGACAGCAGTCTTGAATTCACTCTTTACAGATGGGACTTTTTCCCATCGCTTCATATTTCGTACGAAATTTTCGAAGGCAACGAAATAATGACAAGTTACACACGGCGAATTAATCGTCCCAGAGGATGGGAATTCGAACCGTTCTATACATGGATGGACGCATATAACGTTAGAATCGGGAACCCTTCCCTTCTGCCCGAGTATATCGATTCATACGAACTCGGCTATCAAACTTTGATCGGCAACACTGTATTTTCGGTTGAAACTTATTACCGCGTAGTAAAAAACAAAAAAGAACGCGTACGCTCTGCTTTTTCGGATAACGTTACTTTGATGAGCGTGCAAAATGTCGGCACCGATTATTCGCTTGGAACCGAACTCTTTTTGAATTTCGATTTGATAAAGAACTGGAATATAAACCTGATGGGCAATCTCTACAACTACCGTATAAAAGGGCGATTAAACGACATACCTTTCGAAAGAAGCAGTTTCAACTGGAACGTTCGATTCAACAACTCGATAAAATTGACAACGAGCACCACGCTTCAATTTAACTTAATTTACAACAGTCCGAGCGTATCCTCGCAAGGCAGGCGCGAATCCTTCATGTTTACAAATCTTGCACTGAAACAGGAATTTCTCAATAAAATGCTGAGCGTAACGCTTCAGGTAAGAGACCTGTTCGGCACCGCTGAATTCGAGATGCAGGAAGAATCTCACGACTTTTACAATTACAGTCATTTCAAACGGGAAGCTCCGATTGTAATGCTCAATCTCCGTTTTAACATAAACAACTATAAAAACAACCGTCGCGAAAATCAGGGCGAAGACATGCCTCCGAACGGAGGAGTATCTGATGATTTTTAG
- a CDS encoding bifunctional GNAT family N-acetyltransferase/carbon-nitrogen hydrolase family protein, with the protein MTIKNLDQFQKKITIRNLRPEDYDDLVELQKKCFPGMNPWTKEQIESQLRIFPEGQIVIEYKKKIIASSSSLIVDIDIYDEEHSWFDISSKGYITNHNPQGDTLYGIEIMVDPAYRGMKLARRLYEARKELARQKNLKRIVIGGRVPGYNDFKDKISIEEYVDRVSRKIIYDPVLTTQLSNGFVLKRLIPKYLNTDKESAGYATLLEWTNLNYSPTSKKKYYSSQPVRICVVQYRMRKIDNFDEFARQCEYFVDVASGYKSDFVLFPELLTTQLLSFIDNKRPGLAARELSNFTPQYLELFTNLAIKYNVNIIGGSHFVNENDHLYNVSFLFKRNGEIGKQYKIHITPNERKWWGVEPGDKVEVFETDAGKISIQICYDVEFPELARIATEKGADIIFVPFCTDERKGYLRVRYCAQARCVENQVFVAMAGTVGNLPEVENMDIQYAQSAILTPSDFVFARDGIAAECTPNVETVVIHDVDIELLRKARLQGTTRNWNDRRLDLYKIDWKE; encoded by the coding sequence ATGACAATAAAAAATCTGGACCAATTTCAGAAAAAAATAACAATCCGGAATTTACGGCCGGAGGATTACGACGATCTGGTAGAACTGCAAAAAAAATGCTTCCCCGGGATGAACCCGTGGACAAAGGAACAAATAGAAAGCCAGTTGCGAATATTCCCGGAAGGCCAGATTGTTATTGAGTATAAGAAAAAAATAATCGCTTCTTCTTCAAGTTTGATTGTCGATATAGATATCTACGACGAAGAGCATAGCTGGTTCGATATCAGCAGCAAAGGATATATTACAAACCATAATCCTCAGGGCGATACGCTCTACGGCATCGAAATTATGGTAGACCCGGCGTACAGAGGCATGAAATTAGCGCGTCGTTTGTACGAAGCTCGCAAGGAATTGGCTCGCCAAAAAAATCTTAAAAGAATCGTTATAGGCGGCAGAGTGCCCGGTTACAACGACTTCAAGGATAAAATTTCTATCGAGGAATACGTGGACAGGGTCTCGAGAAAAATAATTTATGACCCGGTGTTGACCACCCAATTATCCAACGGTTTTGTACTTAAAAGACTGATACCTAAATACCTGAATACGGATAAAGAATCGGCGGGTTATGCGACGCTTCTGGAATGGACGAATCTCAATTATTCGCCGACGTCAAAAAAGAAATATTACAGTTCGCAGCCTGTCAGAATTTGCGTGGTTCAATACAGAATGCGAAAGATAGATAACTTCGACGAGTTTGCGCGACAATGCGAATACTTTGTCGATGTGGCGTCCGGTTATAAAAGTGATTTTGTTTTGTTCCCCGAATTGCTTACTACTCAACTCCTGTCGTTCATCGATAATAAAAGACCGGGACTTGCAGCCCGCGAACTGAGCAATTTTACTCCGCAATATCTCGAGCTTTTTACCAATCTGGCAATCAAATACAACGTGAATATTATCGGCGGGTCGCATTTTGTAAACGAAAACGACCACCTTTATAACGTATCTTTCCTCTTCAAGAGAAACGGAGAAATAGGCAAACAATATAAAATTCATATTACGCCTAATGAAAGGAAATGGTGGGGAGTCGAACCCGGCGACAAAGTGGAGGTCTTTGAGACCGACGCAGGAAAAATCTCGATTCAAATTTGTTACGACGTTGAGTTTCCGGAGCTTGCTAGAATAGCCACCGAAAAAGGAGCCGATATAATATTCGTTCCTTTCTGTACGGACGAAAGGAAAGGATATTTGCGGGTAAGATATTGCGCTCAGGCTCGTTGCGTCGAGAATCAGGTGTTCGTGGCTATGGCGGGAACCGTGGGAAATCTGCCGGAAGTTGAAAATATGGATATTCAGTACGCTCAGTCGGCAATTCTCACTCCTTCGGATTTCGTTTTTGCGCGCGACGGTATCGCAGCGGAATGTACGCCAAATGTGGAAACAGTTGTTATCCATGATGTGGATATTGAATTACTCAGAAAAGCAAGACTGCAAGGAACAACCAGGAATTGGAACGACAGAAGACTCGACCTCTATAAAATCGACTGGAAAGAATAG
- a CDS encoding sodium:solute symporter family protein produces MEAIGLSFIDWIIILIYFVFVIGIGFYLKKFTTSEEDFFLAGRKNSSWVAGLAFLSANLGALELLGMTGNTFKYGMYVAHFYWIGAVPAMLFLGIYMMPFYYSSKIKSIPGYLKLRFDEKTRVINGISFAVMTLLVSGINLYAMALVLHTFLGWNWDVSMWASAATVAAYVTLSGLMSAIFTEIIQFFLIWFGLFLVSVMGIIEIGSVNDILSRLPESMNTLWSTSGDPTQNGMLVHWAGIVLGLGFVLSFGYWTTDFLVVQRAFSAKDLRAARMTPILASFFKMALPFIVILAGLVAIALSNDPSSGFKLLEDGGQVNYDSALPLLIARYYPSGLVGLGVTALLAGFMAGQAGNISAFNTVWTYDIYKSVLNKNASDKHLLWMGRVSTVVGVILSLGTAYWAKSFPSIMDYMQAIFSWVNAPLFATMLLGMFVWWITPNGAFWGLVIGMLSSFFMYLGVKFDWFNESIITMSSVQSDMAANFWRAWWAWLICAVLTVVISLFTKKKPKEELVGLVKGLTEEKIDKNIPLTKKPEFYAVISLIVLIILNVIFW; encoded by the coding sequence ATGGAAGCAATCGGGCTCTCCTTTATCGACTGGATTATAATCCTTATCTATTTCGTCTTTGTTATCGGAATCGGTTTCTACTTGAAAAAATTTACGACGAGCGAGGAAGATTTCTTTCTTGCCGGACGAAAAAATTCTTCGTGGGTTGCTGGACTCGCATTCCTTTCGGCTAATCTCGGCGCCCTCGAATTGCTCGGCATGACGGGCAACACTTTCAAATACGGGATGTATGTAGCTCATTTTTATTGGATAGGCGCAGTCCCGGCTATGCTGTTTCTCGGAATCTATATGATGCCTTTTTACTACAGCAGTAAAATAAAGTCGATTCCCGGATATTTGAAACTCCGTTTTGACGAAAAAACCAGGGTTATTAACGGAATTTCTTTTGCCGTAATGACACTGCTCGTCTCCGGTATTAATCTTTATGCAATGGCTCTTGTACTCCATACATTTCTGGGATGGAACTGGGATGTTAGTATGTGGGCCTCGGCTGCTACTGTTGCGGCTTATGTTACGCTGAGCGGATTAATGTCGGCAATTTTTACGGAAATTATTCAGTTTTTCTTAATCTGGTTCGGTCTGTTCCTTGTTTCAGTTATGGGTATAATTGAAATCGGCAGCGTGAACGATATTTTGAGCAGACTGCCGGAATCGATGAATACGCTCTGGTCTACTTCCGGCGATCCGACTCAAAACGGCATGTTGGTTCACTGGGCGGGCATTGTGCTGGGGCTCGGATTTGTTTTGTCGTTCGGCTACTGGACGACGGATTTCCTTGTAGTGCAAAGAGCGTTCTCCGCCAAAGATTTAAGAGCCGCTCGTATGACTCCGATTTTAGCCTCATTCTTTAAGATGGCTCTTCCCTTTATTGTTATTTTAGCCGGTTTGGTCGCTATAGCTCTTTCGAATGATCCTTCGAGCGGTTTTAAATTATTGGAAGACGGAGGACAGGTCAATTACGATTCTGCGTTGCCGCTCCTGATTGCCCGATATTATCCGAGCGGTTTGGTGGGTCTAGGCGTAACCGCTTTGCTTGCGGGCTTTATGGCGGGACAGGCGGGTAATATCAGCGCTTTCAATACGGTCTGGACGTACGATATTTATAAATCGGTACTGAATAAAAACGCCTCCGACAAACACCTGCTCTGGATGGGAAGAGTATCTACGGTAGTTGGAGTTATTCTTTCGTTGGGAACCGCTTATTGGGCAAAAAGTTTTCCGAGTATCATGGACTATATGCAGGCAATCTTTTCGTGGGTAAACGCTCCTCTCTTTGCCACTATGCTGCTCGGCATGTTTGTCTGGTGGATTACCCCAAACGGCGCTTTCTGGGGATTGGTAATCGGTATGCTTTCTTCTTTCTTTATGTACCTGGGCGTAAAATTCGACTGGTTCAATGAGAGTATTATAACAATGTCGAGCGTACAGAGCGATATGGCGGCTAACTTCTGGAGAGCATGGTGGGCTTGGCTAATTTGCGCTGTGCTGACGGTTGTTATCAGTTTGTTTACCAAGAAGAAGCCGAAAGAGGAACTTGTCGGTTTGGTCAAGGGATTAACCGAGGAGAAAATTGACAAAAACATTCCTCTTACCAAAAAGCCCGAGTTCTATGCGGTTATTTCGTTAATTGTTTTAATTATTCTAAATGTAATCTTTTGGTAA
- a CDS encoding C-GCAxxG-C-C family protein translates to MPKELTRKEFLSNTSKYAIGAIAGVAGLNALSGGKILASPKDATWPWPYEALDPEDVRIRAHHLYWNDMDCCSGAYGGLVEALREKIGDPWTNMPIEVMLFGRGGGVGWGTLCGATNGGAALISLVVPKADSGKLINELWGWYCTEKLPSDAANQAAVDGKYIDKKYNDVLPQSVGGSVLCHASVSQWCMIAKKKVSDIERKERCARLAGDVAAKTAEILNAYFAGTFTSTYVTDEYAAQCQTCHGPAAFNTVMTQMDCEPCHGDPHSVTGLIESDGSIPSDYQLSQNYPNPFNPSTKIQFAIPKNEKVSVVVYDIMGQEVKRLIDHELLNPGKYTVEWNGTDNFGKKVTSGIYFARMTAGQYQFTRKMNLAK, encoded by the coding sequence ATGCCGAAAGAATTAACTAGAAAAGAATTTCTATCGAACACCTCCAAATATGCAATCGGCGCGATAGCCGGTGTCGCAGGTTTGAACGCATTGTCCGGAGGAAAAATTTTAGCTAGTCCAAAAGACGCAACCTGGCCCTGGCCGTACGAAGCATTGGACCCTGAAGACGTTCGTATCCGCGCCCATCATCTTTACTGGAACGATATGGATTGCTGTTCTGGCGCATACGGAGGTCTGGTTGAAGCGCTGAGAGAGAAAATCGGCGATCCATGGACTAATATGCCGATCGAGGTTATGCTTTTCGGTCGAGGCGGAGGCGTCGGCTGGGGAACATTGTGCGGAGCCACAAACGGCGGAGCCGCTCTTATCAGTCTCGTAGTACCAAAAGCCGACTCCGGAAAATTAATTAACGAGTTATGGGGCTGGTACTGCACGGAAAAACTTCCGAGCGACGCTGCCAATCAAGCTGCTGTCGACGGTAAATATATCGATAAAAAGTACAACGATGTTTTACCACAATCGGTAGGAGGCAGTGTTTTGTGTCATGCATCTGTTTCTCAATGGTGTATGATTGCTAAGAAAAAAGTGAGCGATATCGAAAGAAAGGAAAGATGCGCTCGTCTTGCCGGCGATGTTGCGGCAAAAACCGCTGAAATTTTGAATGCATATTTTGCAGGTACATTTACGTCCACTTACGTAACTGACGAATATGCCGCTCAATGTCAGACATGTCACGGTCCGGCTGCTTTCAATACGGTTATGACTCAGATGGATTGCGAACCGTGCCATGGCGATCCGCACAGTGTTACGGGACTAATCGAGTCCGACGGCTCAATTCCTTCGGATTATCAGTTGTCGCAAAATTATCCTAATCCCTTCAATCCGTCTACAAAAATTCAATTCGCCATACCTAAAAATGAAAAAGTGTCAGTAGTGGTTTACGATATCATGGGGCAGGAAGTTAAAAGGCTTATCGACCATGAATTGCTGAACCCCGGTAAATACACCGTAGAATGGAACGGTACGGATAACTTCGGTAAGAAGGTAACAAGCGGCATCTACTTTGCAAGAATGACCGCCGGACAATATCAGTTCACCCGCAAAATGAACCTTGCGAAATAA